Proteins from one Mercurialis annua linkage group LG7, ddMerAnnu1.2, whole genome shotgun sequence genomic window:
- the LOC126655137 gene encoding calmodulin-binding transcription activator 4 isoform X1: MGRNERDFCPFLFPSAVYGAYPSSSPSSTTSPPSSTTSPPPSYSCTHSSSSSLSITSPFAFPSTAEFSSTANFNQQCTEEIEVHGSSNTINFLQEFRLPRPPPALAPAARNQQPANMSQSGGGFDMNVLVQGAQIRWLKPAEVLFILQNHENYELSQEQAQKPIGGSLFLYNKRVVRFFRRDGHNWRKKKDGRTVGEAHERLKVGNVEALNCYYAHGEQNSKFQRRSYWMLDPAFEHIVLVHYRDISEVKNSSGSAPQLSPSTFSPSPTSYTTQNQDSSSGVSGFHNPYRNLSSPSSIEDSSEVVTKDDGLDNTVEFTSSGNDEISHFLRKLEEQLSLNEDNISEIAPIYNQEGATNDPGLLVYEGQFSENILSKNSLNGSEYIANDQGYCGHARMQLQSNNFVQLQNAGNSGAYHQSYSQEHVDGSKESASWNETLEYQAKPQSPLREPDGGHDWLNFSENNVRNFDNFEIPTHSSVTDTYDAHPDYFSMLYDQSGLLLPIEADLSLTVAELQKFTIREISPEWGYSAEATKVIVIGSFLCDPSESAWTCMFGDIEVPVEIVQEGVLRCEAPPNLPGKVTFCITTGNRESCSEIREFEYRSKSGSCSRCNNEMEDAKNPDELLLLVRFVQMLLSDLSMHKDEGIETGIELLRKLKTDDDSWGSIIEALLVGSLTSSSTVNWLLQQLVKDKLQQWLSSKPQELQNQTSCTLSKKEQGIIHMISGLGFEWALSPILSHGVSIDFRDLNGWTALHWAARFGRENMVAALLASGASAGAVTDPTAQDPIGKTPASIAANNGHKGLAGYLSELALTSHLSSLVLEESELSKGSAQIEAEKTLDSITTGSFDANDDQVSLKNTLAAVRNAAQAAARIQAAFRAHSFTKRQQKEAASSVNIIDEYGINVGDVRDLSAVSKLAFRNTRDYNSAALSIQKKYRGWKGRKDYLAFRQKVVKIQAHVRGYQVRMHYKIILWAVGILVKGEIVRIIPRILISLGL, from the exons ATGGGAAGAAACGAGCGAGATTTTTGTCCATTTTTATTTCCCTCCGCCGTCTATGGCGCCTATCCATCTTCTTCTCCGTCGTCAACCACTTCACCTCCGTCGTCAACCACTTCACCTCCCCCATCTTATTCCTGCacccattcttcttcttcttcgctGAGTATTACTTCTCCTTTCGCATTTCCTTCAACTGCAGAATTTTCTTCAACGGCCAATTTTAATCAACAATGCACCGAAGAAATTGAAGTCCATGGATCCAGCAATACCATCAACTTTCTCCAGGAATTCAGACTACCTCGACCGCCTCCGGCGCTAGCTCCAGCTGCCAGAAACCAGCAGCCAGCAAATATGTCGCAATCAG GTGGAGGATTTGATATGAATGTACTGGTTCAAGGAGCACAAATTCGATGGTTAAAGCCGGCTGAAGTTCTGTTTATATTACAGAATCATGAAAACTATGAGCTTAGTCAAGAGCAAGCTCAAAAGCCTATtg GCGGATCTTTATTTCTTTACAATAAAAGAGTGGTTAGATTCTTCCGTAGAGATGGTCATAATTGGCGTAAAAAGAAGGATGGGCGAACTGTTGGCGAAGCACATGAGCGACTTAAG GTTGGAAACGTTGAAGCTTTAAATTGTTATTATGCACATGGAGAACAAAATTCAAAGTTTCAGAGACGTAGCTACTGGATGCTCGACCC GGCATTTGAGCATATTGTTCTGGTTCACTACAGAGATATTAGTGAG GTAAAGAACTCTTCTGGATCTGCTCCACAGTTATCACCTTCCACTTTCAGTCCAAGTCCAACATCTTATACTACTCAGAATCAAGATTCTAGCTCAGGAGTTAGTGGTTTTCATAACCCATATCGCAATTTATCTAGTCCAAGCTCTATAGAAGATAGTTCAGAGGTAGTCACAAAAGATGATGGATTAGACAATACAGTAGAGTTTACTAGTTCTGGAAACGATGAGATTAGTCATTTTTTGAGAAAGCTGGAGGAGCAATTGAGTTTGAATGAGGACAATATCAGCGAAATTGCTCCAATCTACAATCAGGAAGGAGCCACAAATGATCCAGGACTTCTTGTTTATGAAGGGCAGTTCTCTGAGAACATTCTCTCTAAAAACTCACTGAATGGATCAGAATATATTGCAAATGATCAAGGTTATTGTGGACATGCCAGGATGCAGCTGCAGTCGAACAATTTTGTTCAGCTTCAAAATGCTG GCAATTCTGGCGCTTACCATCAGTCATATTCGCAAGAGCATGTAGATGGAAGTAAAGAGTCTGCATCTTGGAATGAAACTCTGGAATATCAG GCAAAGCCCCAGTCACCTTTGAGAGAACCTGATGGAGGACATGATTGGCTAAATTTCAGTGAAAATAATGTCAGGAACT TTGATAATTTTGAAATTCCTACTCACTCTTCCGTCACGGACACCTATGATGCACATCCTGACTATTTCTCAATGCTATATGATCAAAGCGGGCTTTTATTGCCAATTGAGGCAGATTTGAGTTTGACTGTTGCAGAACTGCAGAAATTCACAATTCGTGAAATATCCCCCGAATGGGGTTATAGTGCTGAGGCTACAAAG GTCATTGTTATTGGATCTTTTCTCTGTGATCCGTCAGAATCTGCATGGACATGCATGTTTGGTGATATTGAGGTTCCTGTTGAAATTGTTCAAGAAGGTGTTTTGCGCTGTGAAGCTCCTCCCAATCTTCCAGGAAAGGTCACTTTTTGCATTACTACCGGCAATCGGGAGTCCTGCAGTGAGATAAGAGAATTTGAATATCGTTCTAAGAGTGGAAGCTGCTCTCGTTGCAACAACGAAATGGAAGATGCTAAGAATCCAGATGAATTGTTGCTGCTTGTCAGATTTGTGCAGATGCTTTTATCTGATTTGTCTATGCACAAAGATGAGGGCATAGAAACTGGAATAGAattattgagaaaattaaaaACAGATGATGATTCATGGGGTAGCATAATAGAGGCTCTTTTAGTTGGGAGTTTAACTTCATCTAGTACTGTTAATTGGCTTCTGCAACAGCTTGTAAAAGACAAATTGCAGCAGTGGCTTTCTTCCAAGCCCCAGGAATTACAAAATCAAACTAGCTGTACCTTGTCCAAGAAAGAGCAGGGAATCATACACATGATTTCTGGGTTGGGCTTTGAGTGGGCCTTGAGTCCAATTCTCAGTCATGGAGTCAGTATTGATTTCCGTGACCTAAATGGGTGGACTGCTCTTCATTGGGCTGCTCGTTTTGGAAG GGAAAACATGGTTGCAGCCCTTTTAGCCTCTGGTGCATCAGCTGGGGCTGTTACGGATCCCACTGCACAGGATCCAATTGGAAAAACACCAGCTTCAATTGCAGCCAATAACGGCCATAAGGGGCTTGCTGGTTATCTGTCAGAGTTGGCGTTAACTAGTCATCTTTCATCCCTTGTACTAGAAGAAAGTGAGCTTTCTAAAGGATCAGCTCAGATTGAAGCTGAGAAAACTTTAGATAGCATCACAACGGGAAGCTTTGACGCCAATGATGACCAAGTTTCTCTTAAAAATACATTGGCTGCAGTGCGGAATGCAGCTCAGGCTGCTGCGAGAATACAAGCTGCTTTCAGAGCACATTCTTTCACGAAGAGGCAGCAGAAAGAAGCTGCTAGCTCTGTTAATATTATAGATGAGTATGGTATCAATGTTGGTGACGTTCGAGACCTTTCTGCAGTGTCAAAACTGGCATTTCGCAATACCCGAGATTACAATTCAGCTGCTTTGTCAATCCAGAAGAAGTATAGAGGATGGAAAGGTCGCAAGGATTATCTAGCTTTTAGACAGAAAGTAGTGAAGATACAG GCTCATGTGAGAGGTTATCAAGTTAGGATGCATTACAAAATAATCCTTTGGGCTGTTG
- the LOC126655137 gene encoding calmodulin-binding transcription activator 4 isoform X2, whose translation MSQSGGGYDINVLFEEAQIRWLKPAEVQFILLNHEKYELNQEPAQKPIGGSLFLFNKRVLRFFRRDGHNWRKKKDGRTVGEAHERLKVGNVEALNCYYAHGEQNSKFQRRSYWMLDPAFEHIVLVHYRDISEVKNSSGSAPQLSPSTFSPSPTSYTTQNQDSSSGVSGFHNPYRNLSSPSSIEDSSEVVTKDDGLDNTVEFTSSGNDEISHFLRKLEEQLSLNEDNISEIAPIYNQEGATNDPGLLVYEGQFSENILSKNSLNGSEYIANDQGYCGHARMQLQSNNFVQLQNAGNSGAYHQSYSQEHVDGSKESASWNETLEYQAKPQSPLREPDGGHDWLNFSENNVRNFDNFEIPTHSSVTDTYDAHPDYFSMLYDQSGLLLPIEADLSLTVAELQKFTIREISPEWGYSAEATKVIVIGSFLCDPSESAWTCMFGDIEVPVEIVQEGVLRCEAPPNLPGKVTFCITTGNRESCSEIREFEYRSKSGSCSRCNNEMEDAKNPDELLLLVRFVQMLLSDLSMHKDEGIETGIELLRKLKTDDDSWGSIIEALLVGSLTSSSTVNWLLQQLVKDKLQQWLSSKPQELQNQTSCTLSKKEQGIIHMISGLGFEWALSPILSHGVSIDFRDLNGWTALHWAARFGRENMVAALLASGASAGAVTDPTAQDPIGKTPASIAANNGHKGLAGYLSELALTSHLSSLVLEESELSKGSAQIEAEKTLDSITTGSFDANDDQVSLKNTLAAVRNAAQAAARIQAAFRAHSFTKRQQKEAASSVNIIDEYGINVGDVRDLSAVSKLAFRNTRDYNSAALSIQKKYRGWKGRKDYLAFRQKVVKIQAHVRGYQVRMHYKIILWAVGILVKGEIVRIIPRILISLGL comes from the exons ATGTCGCAATCAG GGGGAGGATATGATATAAATGTACTGTTTGAAGAAGCACAAATTCGATGGTTAAAGCCGGCAGAAGTTCAATTTATATTACTGAATCATGAAAAATATGAGCTCAATCAAGAACCAGCTCAAAAACCTATTG GCGGAtctttgtttctttttaataaaagagTGCTTAGGTTCTTCCGTAGAGACGGTCATAATTGGCGTAAAAAGAAGGATGGGCGGACTGTTGGTGAAGCACATGAGAGACTTAAG GTTGGAAACGTTGAAGCTTTAAATTGTTATTATGCACATGGAGAACAAAATTCAAAGTTTCAGAGACGTAGCTACTGGATGCTCGACCC GGCATTTGAGCATATTGTTCTGGTTCACTACAGAGATATTAGTGAG GTAAAGAACTCTTCTGGATCTGCTCCACAGTTATCACCTTCCACTTTCAGTCCAAGTCCAACATCTTATACTACTCAGAATCAAGATTCTAGCTCAGGAGTTAGTGGTTTTCATAACCCATATCGCAATTTATCTAGTCCAAGCTCTATAGAAGATAGTTCAGAGGTAGTCACAAAAGATGATGGATTAGACAATACAGTAGAGTTTACTAGTTCTGGAAACGATGAGATTAGTCATTTTTTGAGAAAGCTGGAGGAGCAATTGAGTTTGAATGAGGACAATATCAGCGAAATTGCTCCAATCTACAATCAGGAAGGAGCCACAAATGATCCAGGACTTCTTGTTTATGAAGGGCAGTTCTCTGAGAACATTCTCTCTAAAAACTCACTGAATGGATCAGAATATATTGCAAATGATCAAGGTTATTGTGGACATGCCAGGATGCAGCTGCAGTCGAACAATTTTGTTCAGCTTCAAAATGCTG GCAATTCTGGCGCTTACCATCAGTCATATTCGCAAGAGCATGTAGATGGAAGTAAAGAGTCTGCATCTTGGAATGAAACTCTGGAATATCAG GCAAAGCCCCAGTCACCTTTGAGAGAACCTGATGGAGGACATGATTGGCTAAATTTCAGTGAAAATAATGTCAGGAACT TTGATAATTTTGAAATTCCTACTCACTCTTCCGTCACGGACACCTATGATGCACATCCTGACTATTTCTCAATGCTATATGATCAAAGCGGGCTTTTATTGCCAATTGAGGCAGATTTGAGTTTGACTGTTGCAGAACTGCAGAAATTCACAATTCGTGAAATATCCCCCGAATGGGGTTATAGTGCTGAGGCTACAAAG GTCATTGTTATTGGATCTTTTCTCTGTGATCCGTCAGAATCTGCATGGACATGCATGTTTGGTGATATTGAGGTTCCTGTTGAAATTGTTCAAGAAGGTGTTTTGCGCTGTGAAGCTCCTCCCAATCTTCCAGGAAAGGTCACTTTTTGCATTACTACCGGCAATCGGGAGTCCTGCAGTGAGATAAGAGAATTTGAATATCGTTCTAAGAGTGGAAGCTGCTCTCGTTGCAACAACGAAATGGAAGATGCTAAGAATCCAGATGAATTGTTGCTGCTTGTCAGATTTGTGCAGATGCTTTTATCTGATTTGTCTATGCACAAAGATGAGGGCATAGAAACTGGAATAGAattattgagaaaattaaaaACAGATGATGATTCATGGGGTAGCATAATAGAGGCTCTTTTAGTTGGGAGTTTAACTTCATCTAGTACTGTTAATTGGCTTCTGCAACAGCTTGTAAAAGACAAATTGCAGCAGTGGCTTTCTTCCAAGCCCCAGGAATTACAAAATCAAACTAGCTGTACCTTGTCCAAGAAAGAGCAGGGAATCATACACATGATTTCTGGGTTGGGCTTTGAGTGGGCCTTGAGTCCAATTCTCAGTCATGGAGTCAGTATTGATTTCCGTGACCTAAATGGGTGGACTGCTCTTCATTGGGCTGCTCGTTTTGGAAG GGAAAACATGGTTGCAGCCCTTTTAGCCTCTGGTGCATCAGCTGGGGCTGTTACGGATCCCACTGCACAGGATCCAATTGGAAAAACACCAGCTTCAATTGCAGCCAATAACGGCCATAAGGGGCTTGCTGGTTATCTGTCAGAGTTGGCGTTAACTAGTCATCTTTCATCCCTTGTACTAGAAGAAAGTGAGCTTTCTAAAGGATCAGCTCAGATTGAAGCTGAGAAAACTTTAGATAGCATCACAACGGGAAGCTTTGACGCCAATGATGACCAAGTTTCTCTTAAAAATACATTGGCTGCAGTGCGGAATGCAGCTCAGGCTGCTGCGAGAATACAAGCTGCTTTCAGAGCACATTCTTTCACGAAGAGGCAGCAGAAAGAAGCTGCTAGCTCTGTTAATATTATAGATGAGTATGGTATCAATGTTGGTGACGTTCGAGACCTTTCTGCAGTGTCAAAACTGGCATTTCGCAATACCCGAGATTACAATTCAGCTGCTTTGTCAATCCAGAAGAAGTATAGAGGATGGAAAGGTCGCAAGGATTATCTAGCTTTTAGACAGAAAGTAGTGAAGATACAG GCTCATGTGAGAGGTTATCAAGTTAGGATGCATTACAAAATAATCCTTTGGGCTGTTG
- the LOC126656079 gene encoding uncharacterized protein LOC126656079 gives MEESPLNLELIDEAIKKLLAENKNQKENSSDDHILLNRLLSELEVLKRESTVKEFENEVNSHSVGEAGLAIEEIDPERENSSSDEILKEIKQVKKQNFVTHCLLSALLVVTVVWQLSELTLILRLKDGVSHPFKSFGSFLGGIIKLPFPNGKVAEKEGHTEDDSPLPLHIPEIPQITDLSLYGDNK, from the exons ATGGAAGAATCTCCTCTAAATCTTGAGCTTATTGATGAGGCCATCAAGAAATTGTTGGCGGAAAATAAAAACCAGAAAGAAAATTCTTCCGACGATCATATCCTCCTCAATCGATTACTTTCTGAG TTGGAAGTACTAAAAAGGGAGAGTACAGTAAAGGAATTCGAAAATGAGGTTAATTCTCATTCAGTTGGTGAGGCAGGTTTAGCAATTGAGGAAATCGATCCGGAGAGGGAAAATAGCAGTTCGGACGAGATTCTAAAAGAGATAAAACAAGTGAAGAAGCAGAATTTTGTGACACATTGCCTTCTTTCAGCTTTACTTGTGGTCACTGTGGTCTGGCAATTATCAGAGCTCACTCTCATTTTGAGGCTTAAAGATGGAGTTAGCCACCCTTTCAAATCCTTCGGAAGTTTTCTGGGCGGTATTATCAAACTTCCCTTTCCGAACGGAAAAGTTGCAGAAAAAGAAGGGCACACAGAGGATGATTCTCCTCTCCCTCTTCATATTCCAGAGATTCCCCAGATAACTGATTTAAGTTTATATGGTGACAACAAATAA
- the LOC126656080 gene encoding nuclear transport factor 2B, translating into MDPDSVAKAFVEHYYSTFDANRGQLANLYQEGSMLTFEGQKIQGSQNVVAKLTSLPFQQCKHSITTVDCQPSGPAGGMLVFVSGNLQLAGEQHALKFSQMFHLMPTPQGSFYVLNDIFRLNYA; encoded by the exons ATGGATCCAGACTCAGTAGCAAAGGCGTTCGTGGAGCATTACTACAGCACATTCGATGCGAACAGAGGACAATTAGCCAATCTTTACCAAGAAGGATCCATGCTCACTTTTGAAGGGCAGAAGATCCAAGGCTCTCAAAACGTCGTCGCTAAACTCACTTCGCTGCCGTTTCAGCAGTGTAAGCATAGCATCACCACCGTTGATTGCCAGCCTTCTGGTCCTGCCGGCGGTATGCTTGTCTTTGTTTCTGGTAATCTTCAGCTCGCCGGTGAACAGCACGCTCTTAAGTTTAGCCAg ATGTTCCATTTGATGCCAACACCACAGGGAAGCTTTTATGTGTTGAATGACATCTTCCGATTGAACTATGCATAA
- the LOC126654542 gene encoding histidine kinase 3: MNLLHVFGFGLKVGHLIWLLCCWIVSVISMNWFINGEIVETKSGFLGDGGCCSSKIWVKLWEKITGNSCKMQHPYYLYLGSKRVRKTWWRKILWAWIIGWTLFSVWLFWYMSSQATEKRRENLASMCDERARMLQDQFNVSMNHVQAMAILISTFHHGKNPSAIDQWTFARYTERTAFERPLTSGVAYAVRVLHSEREEFERQQGWTIKKMDTLEKNPVQKDDYIPELLEPSPIQEEYAPVIFAQDTVSHVVSIDMLSGKEDSENVLRARETGTGVLTAPFRLLKSSRLGVILTFAVYKRDLPSNATPNERIQATDGYLGGIFDIESLVEKLLHQLASKQTILVDVYDTTNESHPISMYGSNVTDDALRHVSSLSFGDPHRKHEMHCRFKQKAPWPLLATGISFGVFVIACLVGHIFHATVNRIAKVEDDYDEMTVLKKRAEAADIAKSQFLATVSHEIRTPMNGVLGMLHMLMDTDLDVTQQDYVRTAQASGKALVSLINEVLDQAKIESGKLELDDVQFNLRAILDDVISLFSDKSRDKGVESAVYISDSVPEFLIGDPGRFRQIIINLMGNSIKFTHQGHVFVTVHLVEEVIDSIDVETGPSARNTLSGFPVADRRCSWAGFRTFNQEGSNRALVPFSSEHINLIVSVEDTGEGIPLEAQPRIFTPFMQVGPSTSRKYGGTGIGLSISKCLVGLMNGEIGFVSIPKTGTTFTFTAVFASGCSNAIEHKGPKISTQSNTVFSEFRGMTALIVDRRPVRATVSRYHVQRLGIHVEVASDLHQALSSINSGNVVINLVLIEQEVWDTDSSVSSLFMNDIRKIDRGVSPKLFLLTNSTNSPSNNTATCAVYTPSVIMKPLRASMLAASLQRAMGVGNKGNPRNGEELSNLLLGRKILIIDDNYVNLKVAAGALKKYGADVVCADSGEKAIQLLTPPHQFDACFMDIQMPEMDGFEATRRIRDKESKLKNCPNSGEKPGGASEISQNWHVPILAMTADVIQATHEECAKYGMDGYVSKPFEAEQLYREVSRFFQSASDVIL, encoded by the exons ATGAATTTGCTCCATgtatttggatttggtttaaaGGTGGGGCATTTAATTTGGCTGCTATGTTGCTGGATTGTGTCAGTAATTTCAATGAACTGGTTCATTAATGGTGAAATTGTGGAGACCAAGTCTGGTTTCCTTGGCGATGGTGGCTGTTGTAGCAGCAAAATATGGGTTAAATTATGGGAGAAGATCACAGGAAATAGTTGCAAGATGCAGCATCCGTACTACTTGTATCTTGGTTCTAAGAGAGTTAGAAAAACATGGTGGAGGAAGATTTTATGGGCATGGATTATTGGCTGGACTTTGTTCTCTGTATGGCTCTTTTGGTATATGAGTTCACAAGCTACtgagaaaagaagagaaaatctTGCTAGTATGTGTGATGAGAGGGCTAGGATGTTGCAGGATCAGTTTAATGTTAGTATGAACCATGTTCAAGCTATGGCCATTTTGATCTCGACTTTTCACCATGGCAAAAACCCTTCTGCTATTGATCAG TGGACTTTTGCGAGGTACACGGAAAGAACTGCTTTCGAGAGGCCTCTCACAAGTGGCGTGGCGTATGCTGTAAGGGTGCTTCATTCTGAAAGGGAGGAATTTGAGAGACAACAAGGCTGGACTATTAAGAAGATGGATACACTTGAAAAAAATCCAGTTCAGAAGGATGACTATATTCCGGAATTGTTGGAGCCATCCCCGATTCAAGAAGAATATGCCCCTGTGATCTTTGCGCAAGATACCGTTTCGCACGTGGTTTCTATTGATATGCTGTCTGGAAAA GAAGACTCTGAAAATGTCTTGCGTGCTAGGGAAACAGGAACAGGAGTTTTGACTGCTCCATTTAGACTGCTCAAATCTAGTCGCCTTGGTGTTATTTTGACATTTGCTGTCTACAAGAGAGATCTTCCTTCAAATGCGACACCAAATGAGAGGATCCAAGCAACTGATGG GTATTTAGGAGGAATCTTTGATATTGAATCACTTGTGGAAAAGCTACTTCATCAGCTTGCAAGCAAACAAACAATCCTAGTGGATGTTTATGATACTACTAATGAGTCTCATCCAATCAGCATGTATGGTTCAAATGTCACCGATGATGCGTTGCGACATGTTAGCTCCCTTAGTTTTGGCGATCCTCATAGAAAGCATGAGATGCATTGTAG GTTCAAACAAAAAGCCCCATGGCCATTGTTAGCAACAGGAATATCATTTGGCGTCTTTGTGATTGCTTGTCTTGTGGGACATATATTTCATGCAACTGTAAATAGGATTGCCAAAGTTGAAGATGATTATGATGAGATGACGGTGCTTAAAAAACGAGCTGAGGCTGCTGATATTGCAAAATCCCAG TTTCTTGCTACGGTTTCGCACGAGATAAGAACCCCAATGAATGGTGTTCTAG GAATGTTACATATGCTTATGGACACTGATTTAGATGTAACACAACAAGATTATGTCAGAACTGCACAAGCCAGTGGAAAGGCTTTGGTCTCACTAATCAACGAGGTGTTAGATCAAGCAAAAATTGAATCTGGTAAACTTGAGCTTGATGATGTACAATTTAATCTGCGGGCAATTTTGGATGATGTAATCTCACTTTTTTCTGACAAGTCTCGAGATAAAGGTGTAGAG TCAGCAGTTTACATATCCGATAGTGTTCCTGAGTTCCTCATTGGTGATCCTGGAAGATTTCGTCAAATCATAATTAATCTCATGGGGAATTCCATAAAA TTTACTCATCAGGGACATGTCTTTGTCACTGTCCATCTTGTGGAGGAGGTGATCGACTCCATAGATGTAGAGACAGGACCATCAGCAAGGAACACTCTGAGTGGTTTCCCCGTAGCAGATCGGCGCTGCAGCTGGGCAGGATTTAGGACATTCAACCAAGAAGGTTCTAATCGTGCTCTCGTGCCATTCTCCTCTGAACATATCAATCTAATCGTGTCAGTCGAGGATACAGGAGAAGGGATCCCTCTCGAAGCTCAACCTCGCATTTTCACTCCATTTATGCAGGTTGGTCCGTCAACATCCAGAAAATATGGAGGCACGGGTATTGGCCTGAGTATAAGCAAGTGTTTAGTTGGCCTCATGAATGGAGAAATCGGGTTTGTAAGCATACCCAAGACTGGGACCACCTTTACATTCACTGCTGTTTTTGCCAGTGGCTGCTCCAATGCAATCGAGCACAAAGGCCCAAAAATCAGCACTCAGTCTAACACTGTCTTCTCAGAATTTCGAGGCATGACAGCATTGATTGTGGATCGCAGGCCTGTCAGGGCGACTGTTTCACGATATCATGTTCAGCGGCTTGGAATCCACGTTGAAGTGGCTTCTGACTTGCACCAAGCTTTATCTAGCATAAACAGTGGGAACGTGGTAATCAACCTGGTTCTTATTGAACAGGAAGTTTGGGATACAGATTCTAGCGTTTCTTCTCTCTTTATGAATGATATAAGAAAAATTGATCGCGGCGTTTCTCCAAAATTGTTCCTTCTAACTAATTCAACCAACTCGCCGAGCAACAACACCGCAACTTGTGCTGTTTATACCCCGAGTGTCATCATGAAGCCCCTGAGGGCAAGCATGCTGGCTGCATCATTGCAGCGAGCAATGGGTGTTGGGAACAAGGGGAATCCGCGGAATGGGGAAGAACTCAGCAACCTTCTTCTCGGAAGAAAGATTCTCATTATAGACGACAACTACGTCAACCTTAAAGTAGCTGCTGGTGCTTTGAAAAAATATGGAGCTGATGTGGTTTGTGCAGATAGTGGAGAAAAGGCAATCCAGTTGCTTACTCCACCACACCAGTTCGATGCATGTTTCATGGACATTCAGATGCCGGAAATGGACGG GTTTGAAGCTACAAGGAGAATTCGTGATAAAGAAAGCAAGTTGAAGAACTGTCCTAACAGCGGAGAAAAGCCAGGTGGAGCCTCGGAAATTTCTCAAAATTGGCATGTACCCATTTTAGCAATGACAGCAGATGTGATCCAAGCTACACACGAAGAATGTGCAAAATACGGAATGGATGGATATgtttcaaaaccatttgaaGCTGAGCAGTTGTATAGAGAAGTCTCACGTTTCTTCCAATCCGCTTCCGATGTCATTTTATAG